The proteins below are encoded in one region of Paenacidovorax monticola:
- a CDS encoding DUF4124 domain-containing protein, translated as MTPIRYAACAVALGFLAPAWAINKCTGADGKVSFQDAPCTGQGEKIDVRPAIEGVNPAQPSPSAVQEGVFGESWQRKNFLQTQGVPQARAAVARSQQECEEQQRLLAQQRPLPRHLASGSQFAQGLQVEAQKVKAACDARTEDLRGQLQALEKELSGLQ; from the coding sequence ATGACCCCGATTCGGTACGCCGCCTGCGCCGTTGCGCTGGGCTTTCTGGCCCCGGCCTGGGCCATCAACAAGTGCACCGGCGCCGACGGCAAGGTCTCGTTCCAGGATGCGCCCTGCACGGGCCAGGGCGAGAAGATCGATGTGCGCCCCGCCATCGAGGGCGTCAACCCGGCGCAGCCCAGCCCGTCCGCAGTGCAGGAGGGCGTGTTCGGCGAGTCCTGGCAGCGCAAGAACTTCCTCCAGACGCAAGGCGTGCCCCAGGCGCGGGCCGCCGTTGCGCGCAGCCAGCAGGAGTGCGAGGAGCAGCAGCGCCTGCTGGCCCAGCAGCGTCCCTTGCCGCGCCATCTCGCCTCCGGCTCCCAGTTTGCGCAAGGGCTCCAGGTCGAAGCGCAGAAAGTCAAGGCCGCATGCGATGCCCGCACCGAGGACTTGCGCGGGCAGCTGCAGGCGCTCGAAAAGGAACTGAGCGGGTTGCAGTAG
- a CDS encoding NAD(P)/FAD-dependent oxidoreductase has protein sequence MTTPFFDAVIIGAGAAGLFCAAQAGQRGLKVLLIDHADKVAEKIRISGGGRCNFTNRELDPRAPHKHFVGQNPQFCRSALSRYQPADFIALVQRHGIPFHEKHKGQLFADRSAEDLIAMLLAECADGRVERWQPCGVRKIGFSTPSADGVSAHSYQIDTDRGMVEAASLVIATGGLSIPKIGATDFGYRIAHQFGLPLVERRPGLVPLTFDGDAWAPYAQLAGLALPVEIGTGAKKERMAFHEDLLFTHRGLSGPAVLQISSYWQPGQPLAIDLAPGVDLPAALAQAKARSRKLIANELATLVPGRLADAWAGQSPDWQRPINEAADKALARLAERLARWELTPTGTEGYKKAEVTLGGVDTRALSQQTLECKAQPGLYFIGEVVDITGWLGGYNFQWAWASAHACAQALPVH, from the coding sequence ATGACCACTCCGTTTTTTGACGCCGTCATCATCGGTGCCGGCGCCGCCGGCCTGTTCTGCGCCGCGCAGGCGGGCCAGCGCGGCCTCAAGGTGCTGCTCATCGACCACGCCGACAAGGTGGCCGAGAAGATCCGCATCTCGGGCGGCGGGCGCTGCAACTTCACCAACCGCGAGCTGGACCCACGCGCACCGCACAAGCACTTCGTGGGGCAGAACCCGCAGTTCTGCCGCTCGGCCCTGTCGCGCTACCAGCCTGCCGACTTCATCGCGCTGGTGCAGCGCCACGGCATACCGTTCCACGAAAAGCACAAGGGCCAGCTCTTCGCCGACCGCTCGGCCGAGGACCTCATCGCCATGCTGCTTGCCGAATGCGCCGACGGCCGCGTGGAGCGCTGGCAGCCTTGCGGCGTCAGGAAAATAGGCTTTTCAACCCCCAGCGCAGATGGGGTCAGCGCGCACAGCTATCAAATCGATACCGACCGGGGCATGGTGGAAGCCGCCAGCCTTGTGATCGCCACCGGCGGCCTGTCCATCCCCAAGATCGGCGCCACCGATTTCGGCTACCGGATCGCCCATCAATTCGGCCTGCCGCTGGTCGAGCGCCGCCCGGGCCTCGTGCCGCTGACCTTCGACGGCGATGCCTGGGCGCCCTACGCCCAGCTCGCGGGCCTGGCCCTGCCCGTGGAGATCGGCACCGGAGCCAAGAAGGAACGCATGGCCTTCCACGAGGACCTGCTGTTCACGCACCGCGGGCTTTCGGGCCCGGCCGTGCTCCAGATCTCGAGCTACTGGCAGCCCGGCCAGCCGCTGGCCATCGACCTGGCCCCGGGCGTGGATCTGCCCGCCGCGCTGGCCCAGGCCAAGGCGCGCTCCAGGAAGCTCATCGCCAACGAACTCGCCACGCTGGTGCCCGGCCGCCTGGCAGACGCCTGGGCCGGCCAGAGCCCCGATTGGCAGCGCCCCATCAACGAGGCCGCCGACAAGGCCCTGGCGCGCCTGGCCGAGCGGCTCGCGCGCTGGGAACTCACCCCCACGGGCACCGAGGGCTACAAGAAGGCCGAGGTCACGCTGGGCGGCGTGGACACGCGCGCGCTCTCGCAGCAGACCCTGGAATGCAAGGCCCAGCCGGGCCTGTACTTCATCGGCGAAGTGGTGGACATCACGGGCTGGCTCGGCGGCTACAACTTCCAGTGGGCCTGGGCCAGCGCCCATGCCTGCGCGCAGGCGCTGCCGGTGCACTGA